A region from the Ichthyobacterium seriolicida genome encodes:
- a CDS encoding type I restriction-modification system subunit M, whose translation MINVKESANFIWSIADLLRGDYKQSDYGKVVLPLTVLRRLDCVLESSKDKVLKKFEQVKTMNIQNLDSILNKEAGYKFHNRSQFDFNRLIEDPENIAANLRNYINGFSEDAREIIEQFEFDNQITKLDDNNLLFMVLKRFQEVDFHQDKISSMEMGYIFEELIRKFAEISNETAGEHFTPREVIKLMVNLLFIDDRETLTQKGIIKTIYDCCAGTGGMLSVAEEYLKELNPDARLEVFGQELNPESYAICKSDMLIKGQNASNIKKGNSISDDQLGGKKFDYLITNPPFGVKWNKIEKKVKEEYEELGHGGRFGAGLPSVSDGSFLFLMHLMSKMKPEGSRLAIVFNGSPLFSGSPSSKKNESSIRKWIIENDMLEAVIALPNQLFYNTGISTYIWLITNNKPEERKGKVQLINAVDFFDKMRKALGDKRNELSDEHITEITKIYGDFMESENCKIFDNKDFGYSKVTVERPLMENGKIVTDKNGNPKPDSSLRDTENIPLKEDIQDYMEREVLPHVPDAWIDEKRTLIGYEINFTKYFYKYKPLRSLEEIRADILALENETDGLIKEVIA comes from the coding sequence ATGATTAACGTTAAAGAATCAGCTAATTTTATTTGGTCAATAGCTGACTTACTTAGAGGTGATTACAAGCAGAGTGATTACGGTAAGGTGGTATTGCCATTAACTGTCTTAAGAAGACTAGATTGTGTTTTAGAAAGTTCAAAGGATAAGGTGCTAAAGAAATTTGAACAGGTCAAGACCATGAACATCCAAAACCTAGACTCAATTCTTAATAAGGAAGCTGGGTATAAATTCCACAACAGGAGTCAATTTGATTTTAACAGACTAATAGAAGACCCCGAAAATATTGCAGCTAACCTTAGAAACTACATCAACGGGTTCTCTGAGGATGCAAGAGAAATTATAGAACAATTTGAGTTTGATAATCAAATCACTAAGCTGGATGATAATAATTTATTATTCATGGTTTTGAAGCGATTCCAAGAAGTTGACTTTCACCAGGATAAGATTTCATCTATGGAGATGGGCTACATTTTTGAGGAATTGATTAGAAAGTTTGCAGAGATATCTAATGAGACTGCTGGGGAGCACTTTACTCCTAGAGAGGTCATCAAGCTAATGGTGAATCTTCTTTTCATCGATGATAGAGAAACACTAACTCAAAAAGGAATTATTAAGACTATTTATGATTGCTGTGCGGGAACAGGTGGTATGCTATCAGTAGCTGAGGAATACCTAAAAGAATTAAACCCTGATGCTAGATTAGAAGTATTTGGTCAAGAGTTGAACCCAGAATCTTACGCCATTTGTAAGTCAGATATGCTTATCAAAGGACAAAATGCTAGCAATATTAAGAAAGGTAATAGTATCTCTGATGACCAGTTAGGAGGCAAAAAGTTTGACTATTTAATCACTAACCCACCTTTCGGTGTGAAGTGGAATAAGATTGAAAAGAAAGTAAAAGAAGAGTATGAAGAATTAGGTCATGGTGGCAGGTTCGGTGCTGGCCTTCCATCCGTTAGTGATGGGTCATTCTTATTTCTAATGCACTTGATGAGCAAGATGAAACCAGAAGGTTCTAGGTTAGCTATAGTATTCAATGGGTCACCATTGTTTTCTGGGTCACCAAGCAGTAAGAAGAACGAATCAAGCATTCGTAAATGGATAATTGAGAATGATATGCTCGAAGCGGTAATAGCCCTTCCAAATCAGTTGTTTTATAATACAGGAATTAGCACCTACATATGGCTGATAACGAATAACAAGCCAGAAGAACGAAAAGGAAAAGTTCAGTTGATTAATGCAGTTGATTTCTTTGATAAGATGAGAAAGGCATTAGGCGATAAACGTAATGAACTAAGTGATGAGCATATTACTGAAATCACTAAAATATACGGTGATTTTATGGAGTCGGAAAACTGCAAAATATTTGATAATAAAGATTTTGGGTATTCCAAGGTTACGGTAGAAAGACCTTTGATGGAGAACGGTAAAATAGTGACTGACAAAAATGGTAATCCAAAACCTGATTCAAGTTTAAGAGACACCGAAAATATTCCATTGAAAGAAGATATTCAAGACTATATGGAGCGGGAAGTTTTACCACATGTTCCTGATGCTTGGATTGATGAGAAGAGAACCTTGATAGGCTATGAGATTAATTTCACTAAATATTTCTATAAATACAAACCACTAAGGTCATTAGAAGAAATTCGTGCAGATATTTTGGCTCTTGAAAATGAAACAGATGGGCTTATTAAAGAGGTGATTGCTTAG
- a CDS encoding restriction endonuclease subunit S translates to MKRYDSYKDSGVEWLGEIPEHWEIKKLNNQFEVNTGFTPSTNNSDYYENGTHDWLTITDLDSKYVSTSKTKLTDLAVEGRNKVPKGSLLYSFKLSVGKMAFVEKDVYTNEAIFAIYPDVNINLNYYYYLFGVILAHNSNKNIYGANILNQELIKASKLVVPESEEQTQIANFLDLKTAQIDDLISKKEKLIELLKEERTANINQAVTKGLDPNVPMKDSGIEWLGDIPEHWESWKISHAFEKIGSGTTPKSGNTKYHEEGTINWLNTGDLNNGVLYNCQKKITSAALEDYSSLKLYPKGSLVIAMYGATIGKTSLLEFETTTNQACCVFSESEKIDLRFLQHWFNGNKEHIINLAVGGGQPNISQDILKGIRIFCPSKIEQTQITNYLDCKTAQIDDLVSKKEKEIVLLNEYKTALISEVVTGKVDVRDEDVDIFKEASVSSYQADKKQTPEHHEE, encoded by the coding sequence ATGAAAAGGTATGATTCATATAAAGATTCTGGCGTAGAGTGGTTGGGGGAGATTCCTGAGCATTGGGAAATTAAAAAATTAAATAATCAATTCGAGGTAAATACAGGTTTTACACCTTCTACCAATAATTCTGATTACTATGAGAATGGTACTCACGATTGGCTTACAATTACAGATTTAGATAGTAAGTATGTTTCCACATCAAAAACTAAACTTACAGACTTAGCAGTCGAAGGAAGAAATAAAGTTCCCAAGGGTTCACTATTATACAGTTTTAAATTAAGTGTTGGTAAAATGGCTTTTGTTGAAAAAGATGTTTATACAAATGAAGCGATTTTCGCAATATATCCTGATGTAAATATAAATCTTAATTATTACTATTATTTATTCGGAGTTATATTGGCTCATAACTCGAATAAAAACATATATGGAGCTAATATTCTTAATCAAGAATTAATAAAAGCAAGTAAGTTAGTGGTTCCTGAATCAGAAGAACAAACCCAAATCGCCAACTTCCTTGACCTTAAGACCGCTCAAATAGATGACCTTATTAGTAAAAAAGAAAAGCTGATTGAGTTATTAAAAGAAGAGCGTACTGCCAACATTAACCAAGCAGTCACCAAAGGTCTTGACCCCAATGTTCCTATGAAGGATTCGGGGATAGAATGGTTGGGGGACATTCCTGAGCATTGGGAATCCTGGAAGATAAGTCATGCATTCGAAAAAATTGGTAGTGGTACGACCCCTAAGTCTGGAAATACAAAGTATCACGAAGAAGGTACGATTAACTGGTTAAATACAGGAGACCTTAATAATGGTGTTTTGTATAACTGCCAAAAAAAAATCACTTCAGCAGCACTTGAGGATTATTCATCCTTAAAGTTGTATCCGAAAGGTTCTTTGGTTATTGCAATGTATGGAGCAACAATTGGCAAAACGAGTTTATTAGAATTTGAGACAACTACTAATCAAGCGTGTTGCGTCTTCTCAGAGTCAGAAAAGATAGACCTCAGGTTTCTTCAACATTGGTTTAATGGGAATAAAGAGCACATCATTAATCTTGCTGTAGGTGGAGGACAACCTAATATTAGTCAAGATATATTAAAAGGAATCAGAATTTTTTGTCCTTCTAAAATAGAACAAACCCAAATCACTAACTACCTTGACTGCAAGACCGCTCAAATAGATGACCTTGTTAGTAAAAAAGAAAAAGAAATAGTATTATTAAACGAATACAAAACAGCATTAATCAGTGAGGTTGTTACAGGTAAGGTTGATGTGAGAGACGAAGATGTTGACATTTTTAAAGAAGCATCAGTATCAAGTTATCAAGCTGATAAAAAACAAACTCCAGAACATCACGAAGAGTAA
- a CDS encoding hemolysin family protein — protein sequence MTDSIIIFVSILCSAFFSGMEIAFVASSRMRMKIDSTKGNRISSMLATISKNPNKFIVTTLIGNNISVVVYGICMGSLISKNIFPGIDPENVPWWILLIQTVLSTSIILVTAEFLPKVVFMLYPNKLLNFFTIPSYLFYQILSITKITDFVILCSNTFLKVFFKINPNKNNDVLKMEDLGEYVSQEIETVSNKRDLSVGEILKKALKFSDIKIRSSMVSRIEIVALSIDTPIEKLKEKFIKTGFSRIPIYRGDIDNIIGYVHSFEMFKQPEHIKDVILPISIIPESLLVKELLNMLIESKRNIAMVVDEYGATSGLITMENIVEELFGEIEDEHDKNLLVEVKKNDSEFIFSAKLGVSYVNKKYQLNLPESEEYSTLGGLIVFYTKDIPKKDHKITIEDDFSFLITKVSDTRIEQLELKIL from the coding sequence ATGACGGATTCTATAATTATTTTTGTAAGCATACTGTGCTCTGCTTTTTTTTCAGGAATGGAAATAGCCTTTGTAGCATCTAGCCGTATGAGGATGAAAATAGATAGCACTAAGGGGAATAGAATATCTTCCATGTTGGCTACAATATCTAAAAATCCAAACAAATTCATAGTAACTACCCTTATAGGTAACAATATATCTGTGGTCGTATACGGTATATGTATGGGGAGCCTTATAAGTAAAAACATTTTCCCAGGAATAGATCCTGAAAATGTTCCATGGTGGATTTTATTAATACAAACAGTATTATCTACAAGTATAATATTAGTAACTGCGGAGTTTTTACCAAAAGTGGTTTTTATGTTATATCCAAATAAACTGTTGAACTTTTTTACAATTCCAAGTTATTTATTTTATCAGATTTTATCCATCACCAAGATAACAGATTTCGTCATTTTGTGTTCAAATACTTTTCTCAAAGTGTTTTTTAAAATTAATCCAAACAAAAACAACGATGTCCTCAAAATGGAAGATCTAGGAGAATACGTGTCTCAAGAGATAGAAACCGTATCTAATAAAAGAGATCTAAGCGTAGGGGAAATTCTAAAAAAAGCCTTAAAATTTTCTGATATTAAAATTAGATCTTCAATGGTTTCTCGTATAGAAATCGTTGCGTTGAGCATAGATACCCCTATAGAAAAACTCAAAGAGAAATTCATAAAAACGGGATTCTCTAGAATACCTATCTACCGAGGAGATATAGATAATATAATCGGTTACGTACACTCATTTGAAATGTTTAAGCAACCCGAACACATCAAAGACGTCATATTGCCTATAAGCATCATTCCTGAAAGTCTATTGGTAAAAGAACTCTTAAACATGTTGATAGAAAGCAAGAGAAATATAGCCATGGTAGTAGATGAATACGGAGCCACTTCAGGATTAATTACCATGGAAAATATAGTCGAAGAGCTATTTGGAGAAATAGAAGATGAACACGATAAAAATCTCTTAGTAGAAGTAAAAAAAAACGATTCTGAATTTATTTTTTCGGCTAAACTAGGAGTTAGCTATGTAAATAAAAAATATCAATTGAATCTACCAGAATCTGAAGAGTATAGCACCTTGGGAGGATTAATAGTTTTCTACACAAAAGATATTCCCAAGAAAGACCACAAGATAACAATAGAAGACGATTTCTCCTTTTTGATAACGAAAGTTTCTGATACTAGAATAGAACAATTAGAACTCAAAATACTATAA
- the lptC gene encoding LPS export ABC transporter periplasmic protein LptC — MISKKSLLVSLLSIFLLSCENNIEEIDKIIDISEMRTNYAKSLNLVYTDSGRVKVRFKTPEVIAFDKKEEPYREFPKGIEVSVFNDEVEGAANFIKSNYAKEYTTKGFLELKSNVIIINSKGDTIYTEELFWDRVTKKIYSEDLVKISSKNETLIGKNGFEAPDDMSTYNLKGISGDINME, encoded by the coding sequence ATGATATCAAAAAAAAGTTTGTTAGTCTCACTATTGTCAATATTCCTTTTGTCTTGTGAAAATAATATTGAAGAAATAGACAAAATCATCGATATCAGTGAGATGAGGACTAATTATGCTAAATCATTAAATTTGGTTTATACCGACTCTGGCAGGGTAAAAGTCAGGTTTAAGACTCCTGAAGTTATAGCCTTTGATAAAAAAGAAGAACCGTATAGAGAATTTCCAAAAGGAATTGAAGTTAGTGTATTCAACGATGAAGTAGAAGGAGCGGCTAATTTTATCAAATCGAATTACGCCAAAGAATATACAACTAAGGGTTTTTTAGAATTGAAAAGCAATGTTATAATTATAAATTCCAAAGGAGATACTATATACACAGAAGAGTTGTTTTGGGACAGAGTGACTAAAAAAATATATTCCGAAGATTTAGTTAAAATATCGAGTAAAAACGAAACATTGATAGGAAAAAACGGATTTGAAGCTCCCGATGATATGTCTACATATAACCTCAAGGGAATCAGTGGAGATATAAATATGGAATGA
- a CDS encoding helix-turn-helix domain-containing protein, with amino-acid sequence MTSDIFHVINRIKEVLDEKRIKQTWLATKLGKSYNVVNGYVNNARQPNVEVLYKIAELLDVSVKELLIENKETK; translated from the coding sequence TTGACATCTGATATTTTTCATGTTATCAACAGAATCAAGGAAGTATTAGATGAGAAAAGGATTAAGCAAACATGGTTGGCTACAAAGCTAGGGAAAAGCTACAATGTGGTTAATGGTTATGTAAATAATGCTAGACAACCAAACGTTGAGGTATTATATAAGATTGCCGAATTACTTGATGTAAGTGTGAAAGAGTTATTAATTGAGAATAAAGAAACGAAATAA
- a CDS encoding SPOR domain-containing protein — protein sequence MKYIYICIMCVIGTLAFCQEKKIKGKVTVIQHDSISKHIYEYNKNFKKEKKIKVYRIQLFNGDRKNALSMKSNFLSLFPQEKHVDIIFESPEFKILIGIFKTRLEAEKYHKNIKRAFSNSFVTVSKILIDTIDEIESSNKKNQKLSQ from the coding sequence ATGAAATATATATATATATGTATAATGTGTGTCATTGGGACACTAGCCTTTTGTCAAGAAAAAAAAATAAAAGGTAAAGTGACCGTAATACAACACGACAGTATATCAAAACACATATACGAATACAACAAAAACTTTAAAAAAGAAAAAAAGATAAAAGTATATAGAATACAGCTTTTTAATGGTGATAGAAAGAATGCATTATCTATGAAGAGTAATTTTTTATCTCTATTTCCACAAGAAAAACACGTAGATATAATATTCGAATCCCCAGAGTTTAAAATCTTGATAGGAATTTTCAAAACCCGTCTAGAGGCTGAAAAATATCACAAAAACATAAAACGCGCTTTTAGTAATTCATTTGTCACCGTATCAAAAATACTAATAGACACTATAGATGAAATAGAAAGTAGCAATAAAAAAAATCAAAAGCTATCTCAATAA
- a CDS encoding type I restriction endonuclease subunit R: MAQGIHTEITFEAAIEASLLEHGGYVKGHSKDFDAQKGIFPKYVTEFLKNSQPKEWEKISIFHKDNIETKVINRLLKEMDLRGTLDVLRKGFTDYGVRFKMAYFKPENVLNSETLALYQKNHLSVTRQLYYERKGTNSLDMVLSLNGLPIATIELKNQFSGQNVNNATKQYVYDREPTEPIFHFKKRSLVHFAVDTDQAFMTTRLDGEKTRYLPFNLGHNNGAGNPINKDGYRTAYLWEYVWTKDSLLDIVSKFLHLDVEEYELNGVKKRKETMIFPRFHQMEVVRKLTANARINGAGSNYLIQHSAGSGKSNSIAWLSYRLSSLHDDNNNRVFDSVIVITDRRVLDNQLQNTIYQFEHKDGVVQKIDKDSQQLANAIIAGSNIIITTLQKFPFILDKIGEIPNRKYAVIIDEAHSSQGGEATKKMKEVLSAKSLEEAEKEEVYSGLEEDAEDEIRKSMEARGKQDNLSFFAFTATPKSKTIEVFGTKDSSGKPKPFHLYSMKQAIEEGFILDVLKNYITYNTYFKLSKEIEEDPNLNKKQAARAICRFLSLHPYNLAQKTEVIVEHFRQVVSKKIGGKAKAMVVTSSRLHAVRYKEEFDKYITEKGYTNVKTVVAFSGKVVYDTYPEGVTEVELNGFKEKELPKKFGSDEYQLLLVADKYQTGFDQPLLHTMYVDKRLSGVKCVQTLSRLNRMYAGKEDTFVLDFANETDDILNSFQPYYELTTVEETTDPNHLYDLKGEIDKAHIIWNTEVDEFCNVFFKPSKTLSVNEQRKLNAYIDPAVERYKQLPEENSKDDVVGTEITQENFKHALQSFTRLYSFLTQIMPFSDVELEKLVTYGRFLLKKLPRKNQSDRFNLGDEVSLEYYRLQKVGEHTIALENQEEYGLDGKSEAGIRMGNKDEEAALSEIIEVLNKRFSTEFNDADKLFLDQIEAELVSNEKLAEQAKNNSMDNFKFGFEDVFMDKLISRMDQNQDIFSKIMDDKEFGDLVKNYLLKKVHNRLNK; the protein is encoded by the coding sequence ATGGCACAAGGAATACATACAGAAATAACATTTGAAGCGGCAATTGAAGCTTCGTTACTTGAACACGGAGGCTATGTTAAAGGTCACTCAAAAGACTTTGACGCTCAAAAAGGAATATTCCCGAAATATGTTACCGAATTCTTAAAAAATTCCCAACCAAAAGAATGGGAAAAAATATCCATCTTTCATAAAGATAATATTGAAACAAAGGTTATAAATCGTCTTCTGAAGGAAATGGATTTAAGAGGAACCCTTGATGTTCTTCGAAAAGGTTTTACAGATTACGGTGTTAGATTTAAAATGGCTTATTTTAAACCTGAGAACGTACTTAATTCCGAAACACTTGCCCTATATCAGAAGAATCATCTATCTGTTACTAGACAGCTTTATTATGAGCGAAAAGGAACTAATTCTTTGGATATGGTATTATCACTAAACGGATTGCCGATTGCAACAATAGAATTAAAGAATCAGTTTTCAGGTCAAAACGTTAATAATGCTACAAAGCAATATGTTTACGACCGAGAACCAACTGAGCCAATCTTCCATTTCAAGAAGCGTTCATTAGTTCACTTCGCAGTTGATACTGATCAAGCCTTTATGACCACCCGTTTAGATGGTGAGAAGACTCGTTACCTTCCTTTTAATCTTGGCCATAACAATGGTGCGGGTAATCCAATTAACAAGGATGGTTATAGAACAGCCTACCTCTGGGAGTATGTATGGACAAAAGATAGTTTACTTGATATTGTTTCTAAGTTCCTTCACTTGGATGTGGAAGAGTATGAATTAAATGGAGTTAAGAAGAGGAAAGAGACCATGATATTCCCTAGGTTTCATCAGATGGAAGTAGTTAGAAAACTTACCGCCAATGCTCGAATTAATGGTGCTGGTTCTAACTATTTAATTCAACATTCCGCTGGCTCTGGAAAGAGTAATTCTATTGCGTGGTTATCTTACAGATTATCTAGTCTTCACGATGACAATAACAACAGAGTGTTCGATTCTGTTATTGTCATTACCGACCGTAGAGTACTCGATAATCAGCTACAGAATACTATTTATCAATTCGAACATAAAGATGGCGTAGTTCAAAAGATTGATAAGGATTCTCAGCAGTTGGCTAATGCTATAATAGCTGGTTCTAACATCATCATCACAACTCTACAGAAGTTTCCTTTTATTCTAGATAAAATTGGAGAAATACCTAACAGAAAGTATGCTGTAATAATAGATGAGGCTCATTCATCCCAAGGTGGGGAAGCTACTAAAAAGATGAAGGAAGTACTTTCAGCTAAATCATTAGAAGAAGCTGAGAAAGAAGAGGTATACTCTGGACTGGAAGAAGATGCAGAAGATGAAATAAGAAAGTCTATGGAAGCCAGAGGTAAACAGGATAACCTTAGCTTCTTCGCTTTTACCGCTACACCTAAATCAAAAACGATTGAGGTATTCGGTACAAAAGATTCATCTGGTAAACCAAAGCCTTTTCACCTGTATTCCATGAAGCAAGCAATAGAGGAAGGATTTATTCTGGATGTTCTTAAGAATTATATAACCTACAATACCTACTTCAAACTATCTAAAGAAATAGAAGAAGACCCTAACTTAAATAAGAAACAGGCTGCTAGGGCAATTTGTAGATTCTTATCTCTCCACCCATATAACCTTGCACAAAAAACAGAAGTAATTGTAGAGCACTTTAGACAAGTCGTATCTAAGAAGATTGGTGGTAAAGCTAAAGCAATGGTTGTGACGAGTTCAAGACTTCATGCGGTTCGGTATAAAGAAGAGTTTGATAAGTACATAACAGAGAAAGGATATACAAATGTTAAAACGGTGGTGGCATTTTCTGGTAAAGTAGTTTATGACACCTACCCCGAAGGAGTAACCGAAGTAGAACTCAATGGTTTTAAAGAGAAGGAACTACCTAAAAAGTTTGGGTCTGATGAATATCAGCTGTTGCTGGTAGCCGATAAGTATCAAACTGGATTTGACCAACCCTTACTTCATACCATGTATGTAGATAAAAGATTATCTGGAGTAAAATGTGTTCAAACCTTATCCAGACTCAATAGGATGTATGCTGGTAAAGAAGATACATTCGTATTAGACTTTGCTAACGAAACTGATGATATACTTAATTCATTCCAACCCTATTATGAGTTGACTACAGTAGAAGAAACTACTGACCCTAATCACCTTTATGATTTAAAAGGTGAGATTGATAAGGCTCATATCATTTGGAATACGGAAGTTGATGAATTTTGCAACGTATTCTTTAAACCATCAAAAACCCTTTCGGTTAATGAACAAAGGAAGTTAAATGCGTATATAGACCCTGCTGTGGAACGATATAAGCAGTTGCCAGAGGAAAACTCTAAAGATGATGTAGTGGGTACTGAAATTACCCAAGAGAACTTTAAGCATGCACTACAATCCTTCACCCGATTGTATTCATTCCTTACTCAGATTATGCCATTTAGTGATGTGGAACTAGAGAAGCTAGTTACTTATGGCAGATTCTTATTGAAGAAGCTTCCTCGAAAAAATCAATCAGATAGATTTAATTTGGGTGATGAGGTTTCTCTTGAATATTATCGATTACAAAAGGTTGGTGAACACACCATTGCCTTAGAGAACCAAGAAGAGTATGGTTTAGATGGCAAATCGGAAGCTGGTATCCGTATGGGTAATAAAGATGAAGAAGCAGCATTATCAGAAATAATAGAAGTTCTTAATAAGCGTTTCTCAACTGAGTTTAATGATGCTGACAAGCTTTTCTTAGACCAGATAGAAGCTGAGTTGGTGTCGAATGAAAAACTCGCAGAACAAGCTAAGAATAACTCTATGGATAACTTCAAGTTTGGTTTCGAGGATGTTTTTATGGATAAGCTGATTAGTCGAATGGACCAGAACCAAGATATCTTTTCTAAGATTATGGATGATAAAGAATTCGGTGATCTAGTTAAGAATTATCTATTAAAGAAAGTTCATAACAGATTGAATAAATAG